The following are encoded in a window of Brevibacillus sp. DP1.3A genomic DNA:
- a CDS encoding flagellar protein FliT, which produces MEMTVDVLLNSLLETTLRLEKVVSVKDSEPDEWMAVLDEREELISQIQHQGLDNESLSALQKQQMEQIYVINQRLIPLIDGRMQGVQQQLNNLQRSKLAMNTYNEAGPNGYGAFFDRKK; this is translated from the coding sequence ATGGAAATGACAGTCGATGTTCTTCTAAATAGTCTGCTTGAAACAACATTACGCTTAGAGAAAGTAGTAAGTGTAAAGGATTCTGAACCGGATGAATGGATGGCTGTATTGGACGAAAGAGAAGAATTGATTTCTCAAATTCAGCATCAGGGTTTAGACAATGAATCGCTATCTGCCTTGCAAAAGCAACAGATGGAGCAAATTTACGTGATTAACCAACGCCTCATTCCCCTGATCGATGGAAGAATGCAAGGCGTCCAGCAACAACTAAACAACCTCCAACGCAGCAAGCTCGCAATGAATACGTACAACGAAGCAGGTCCAAACGGCTATGGTGCCTTTTTCGACCGCAAAAAGTAA
- a CDS encoding putative motility protein produces MNAVQLKQAVTISLTKQVQETAQAQASIMLEGFAKTQQNIQTAQASHPSLGKAIDIRA; encoded by the coding sequence GTGAATGCCGTACAATTAAAGCAAGCTGTTACTATTAGTTTGACGAAGCAAGTGCAGGAGACTGCGCAAGCCCAAGCTTCCATCATGTTGGAGGGTTTTGCTAAGACTCAGCAAAATATTCAAACGGCTCAAGCAAGTCATCCATCTCTTGGAAAAGCGATCGATATTCGTGCATAA
- a CDS encoding motility protein A — protein sequence MSTKRRSLVLIGAVLLIFIHAVYLNGTLSDLLNVTAIELVALSVVMSYAVKRKHLDLKKIWRLLIHGRQSNVEETIKRFYYYALVLKEQGYIALEKELQQEPDSFVQRGSLLAIEGVPEEELRLILENELKGEQYRYQQSAGFFRLISLLAPGMGLVGTLLGMTGVLKSLSDMALTGHSLSAAVVATLYGALLANLFALPCYYRLMDLYDREMFEKRLFVEGCVGLQRMETPRLLFEKLNSFLPGDQKLVLIKEAGSMKGTIERHDRYA from the coding sequence TTGTCCACAAAACGCCGCTCACTCGTCTTAATCGGAGCCGTACTCCTCATCTTCATACACGCGGTCTACCTAAACGGAACTCTATCGGACCTCCTCAACGTAACCGCTATCGAGCTAGTCGCGCTCTCCGTAGTCATGTCCTATGCAGTCAAACGCAAGCATCTCGACCTGAAAAAAATCTGGCGCCTGCTCATCCACGGCCGGCAAAGCAACGTCGAAGAAACGATCAAGCGCTTCTACTATTACGCGCTCGTTCTGAAGGAACAGGGCTACATCGCGCTCGAAAAGGAGCTGCAACAAGAACCCGATTCGTTTGTCCAACGCGGCAGCTTACTGGCGATCGAGGGTGTTCCCGAAGAAGAACTGCGCCTGATCCTGGAGAACGAGCTCAAGGGCGAGCAGTATCGCTACCAACAGTCGGCAGGGTTCTTTCGCCTTATTAGCTTGTTGGCGCCGGGGATGGGGCTGGTTGGTACGCTTTTAGGGATGACGGGTGTACTGAAGTCGCTCTCCGACATGGCCTTGACCGGACACAGTCTGAGCGCAGCGGTCGTAGCGACGCTGTATGGCGCGCTCTTGGCGAACCTGTTCGCGCTGCCATGCTACTACCGTCTGATGGATCTGTACGACCGGGAAATGTTTGAAAAGCGTCTCTTCGTCGAAGGTTGCGTTGGCTTGCAGCGCATGGAGACGCCACGTTTGTTGTTTGAAAAGCTGAACTCATTCTTGCCAGGTGACCAGAAGCTGGTGCTGATTAAAGAAGCAGGCAGCATGAAGGGCACGATTGAAAGGCATGACCGCTATGCATGA
- a CDS encoding OmpA family protein, whose protein sequence is MHDERLYDEKELEKSWLLSYSDLITLLFVIVIIIAATQTKSIQSQKEEVQKEKASLEQVHESLDLLNLQKLELQREVYQLEARQKELKGEKEEEGSEDTVNVPKPPMGISDSSERDMETVRNQLSSALAELNLDYEETEEGLRIRLPETILFTSGSADLQAQGKQVVGTVAGVLKRFEHKVRIEGYTDDVPISRSSYQSNWELSSARAISVMREMVDAHSLPASRFTVAGLGEYKPLVDNSNAENRAKNRRVEIVILGEKE, encoded by the coding sequence ATGCATGACGAACGGTTATACGACGAAAAAGAGCTAGAAAAAAGCTGGCTGCTGAGTTACAGTGACCTGATTACGCTGTTGTTCGTGATCGTGATTATTATCGCGGCGACGCAGACGAAGAGCATTCAGTCACAAAAGGAAGAGGTCCAAAAGGAAAAAGCGAGCTTGGAGCAGGTGCATGAGAGTCTCGACCTGCTCAACCTGCAAAAGCTGGAGCTGCAGCGAGAGGTCTACCAATTGGAGGCTCGCCAGAAGGAGCTCAAAGGCGAAAAAGAAGAAGAAGGCTCCGAAGACACCGTAAACGTGCCGAAGCCGCCAATGGGCATATCTGACTCGAGTGAGCGCGATATGGAGACGGTGCGCAACCAGCTATCCTCCGCTTTGGCTGAGCTGAATCTCGACTACGAGGAGACCGAAGAAGGCTTGCGTATCCGTTTGCCGGAAACGATCTTGTTTACGAGTGGTTCGGCAGACCTACAGGCCCAAGGGAAGCAAGTCGTCGGTACCGTAGCGGGGGTATTGAAGCGATTTGAGCACAAGGTGCGAATCGAGGGCTATACAGATGATGTGCCGATATCGCGCAGTTCCTACCAATCCAACTGGGAGCTATCCTCGGCGCGCGCGATCTCTGTCATGCGTGAAATGGTGGATGCCCACTCTTTACCAGCGTCTCGCTTTACAGTGGCAGGCTTGGGGGAATACAAACCGCTTGTGGACAATTCCAACGCGGAGAACCGTGCGAAGAATCGTCGGGTAGAGATCGTGATTTTGGGGGAAAAAGAATAA
- a CDS encoding basic amino acid ABC transporter substrate-binding protein translates to MRIGTNWFKSLALVVGVGVLLAGCGSGGQQTSGSGGSGDKVYVVGTDAAYPPFQMLEADKISGHDIDVMNAIAEAGGFKIEWKNTGWDPLFDGLDKGTVDIGISSITITEKRKEKYDFSDSYFEANQLILVAEDSPVTKLADLKGKKIGVQAATTGEEVVKKAFGDTYEGLKGYDDMPSSVDDFFNGRVDAVIGDNGVLSYYVNKVKDKKFKLIKDDSFEKEFYGIIVKKGNADAMNKINDGLKKIKENGKLQEIYTQYFGNK, encoded by the coding sequence ATGCGTATCGGGACAAATTGGTTCAAATCGCTTGCGTTGGTCGTCGGTGTGGGGGTACTCCTCGCAGGCTGTGGATCGGGTGGTCAGCAAACGTCTGGCAGTGGCGGTTCGGGTGACAAGGTGTACGTAGTCGGTACAGATGCGGCATATCCACCGTTCCAAATGCTTGAGGCTGACAAGATTAGTGGGCATGACATCGATGTGATGAACGCGATCGCGGAAGCTGGCGGATTCAAGATCGAGTGGAAAAACACCGGGTGGGACCCACTTTTTGATGGACTGGACAAAGGGACGGTTGATATTGGGATCTCGTCCATCACGATCACGGAGAAGCGCAAGGAGAAATACGATTTTTCGGACTCATACTTTGAAGCGAACCAACTCATTCTGGTAGCGGAAGATTCTCCAGTGACGAAGCTGGCAGATTTGAAAGGCAAGAAGATCGGGGTTCAAGCTGCGACCACGGGTGAAGAAGTGGTCAAAAAAGCGTTTGGAGATACGTACGAAGGCTTGAAAGGCTATGATGATATGCCATCCTCCGTCGATGACTTCTTTAATGGTCGCGTCGATGCAGTGATTGGCGACAATGGTGTTTTGTCATACTACGTGAATAAAGTAAAAGATAAGAAGTTTAAGCTGATTAAAGATGATTCCTTTGAAAAGGAATTTTACGGAATTATTGTGAAAAAGGGCAATGCCGATGCGATGAACAAAATCAACGACGGATTGAAAAAGATAAAAGAAAATGGAAAGCTGCAGGAAATTTACACCCAGTACTTTGGCAATAAGTAG
- a CDS encoding amino acid ABC transporter permease — MDWSVIYDYRELFIRGIINTILLTAVATVCGTFLGLFISLGKMSSKRIVRWTCSIYVELFRGTPMLVQILLIHFAVIPSIWGILYPGASSPEAIYSGFVALSLNAAAYMAEIFRAGIQSIDPGQMEAARSLGMNKGLAMRQIILPQAFTRMLPAIGNEFIALLKDSSLLAVIATPELNYAAMNVAKSTFERYPPYLTEAAVYLVLTLFLSRVVVRGLEKKYSTR, encoded by the coding sequence TTGGACTGGAGTGTCATCTACGACTACCGAGAACTGTTTATCCGAGGCATTATTAATACGATTTTACTAACGGCAGTGGCTACGGTTTGCGGAACATTTTTGGGGTTGTTCATCAGCTTGGGCAAAATGTCCTCCAAACGAATCGTGCGGTGGACCTGTTCGATTTATGTAGAGCTGTTTCGGGGAACCCCGATGTTGGTCCAAATTTTGCTGATTCATTTCGCGGTGATTCCGTCGATTTGGGGGATTCTGTATCCGGGAGCGAGCAGCCCGGAAGCGATTTATTCAGGTTTTGTCGCGCTTTCGCTCAATGCGGCTGCCTATATGGCGGAAATCTTTCGGGCTGGCATCCAATCCATTGATCCGGGACAAATGGAAGCGGCACGATCACTTGGCATGAACAAGGGCCTTGCTATGCGTCAAATTATACTTCCGCAAGCGTTTACACGTATGCTGCCTGCGATCGGAAATGAGTTTATTGCTCTCTTAAAAGATTCGTCCCTTCTAGCAGTAATCGCGACACCGGAATTAAACTACGCAGCCATGAACGTGGCGAAAAGTACATTTGAGCGCTATCCCCCGTATTTAACAGAAGCGGCGGTTTACTTGGTACTTACGTTGTTCTTGTCCCGTGTAGTCGTGAGAGGACTTGAGAAAAAATATTCCACACGGTAA
- a CDS encoding HD-GYP domain-containing protein, translating into MAEVKPSHSLIGTTLAQDVYNEYGLLLLPAGAILHLSDIRLLEAHQVEAVHVTTDSEAPEMPFPLLHWSEAEAAKAYMVAVQKTEYLFNQLANGDTPQLQQFSDAVHPMLDQVLHHMRFLRFIYLNEGTESYTYRHSLHVGIVAALIGKIIGLPQRDVHFLGLAGLLHDIGKMKIPDELLSKPERLTDEEYTIMKKHTVYGYELLRTMDDADNLLAQCALMHHERWDGSGYPLGRKKDGIPFECQIISVADVFDAICTDRVYRKGTSPFEAANVLWELACSGQLNPMIVSRFIHYIILLYIGSHALLSNGDQVEIIMIHTDEPMRPLVRRGNDFIDLRLQRSLRIQRMIS; encoded by the coding sequence ATGGCCGAGGTAAAACCTTCCCATTCACTTATCGGAACAACACTCGCTCAAGACGTCTACAATGAGTACGGTCTGCTTTTACTACCCGCTGGTGCAATCCTTCATCTAAGTGATATACGACTGCTAGAGGCTCACCAGGTGGAAGCCGTACACGTTACTACTGACTCGGAAGCACCCGAAATGCCTTTTCCTCTCCTTCATTGGAGTGAGGCAGAGGCTGCAAAGGCCTATATGGTGGCCGTACAAAAAACCGAGTATTTATTTAACCAGCTCGCAAATGGGGATACCCCCCAACTGCAACAATTTAGCGACGCTGTTCATCCTATGCTCGATCAAGTTCTTCATCACATGAGATTTCTGCGCTTCATTTATTTGAATGAAGGAACAGAAAGTTATACGTATCGCCACTCCCTGCATGTAGGTATCGTGGCAGCTTTAATCGGAAAAATCATTGGACTGCCTCAACGTGATGTTCATTTTTTAGGCCTTGCAGGTCTTCTCCATGACATCGGCAAGATGAAAATTCCCGATGAGCTGCTGTCCAAGCCAGAGCGTTTGACAGACGAAGAGTATACGATTATGAAAAAGCATACCGTATACGGCTACGAGCTCTTGCGCACCATGGACGATGCCGACAACTTGCTAGCACAATGCGCTCTAATGCACCACGAACGTTGGGATGGAAGTGGATATCCCCTCGGACGAAAAAAAGATGGCATCCCTTTTGAATGCCAAATCATCAGTGTCGCAGACGTATTTGATGCGATATGCACAGATCGCGTGTATCGGAAGGGAACCTCTCCCTTTGAAGCAGCGAATGTGCTGTGGGAGTTAGCTTGTTCAGGCCAATTAAATCCGATGATTGTATCTCGTTTTATCCATTACATTATCTTACTTTACATCGGTTCCCATGCGCTTTTGAGCAATGGCGACCAAGTCGAAATCATTATGATTCATACTGATGAGCCAATGCGCCCTCTCGTTCGTAGAGGTAATGATTTTATAGACCTGAGACTGCAGCGTTCCCTACGCATTCAAAGAATGATCAGTTAA
- the hpf gene encoding ribosome hibernation-promoting factor, HPF/YfiA family has product MKFNIRGENIQVTAALREYVEKKVGRLEKYFETPQPTEVQVTMHVHRGEGTIEVTIPLSGVIIRAEETHEDMYAAIDLVVEKLERQIRKHKTKLMRKLRVDSTGRIAQRESQPVAVMIPDVDEDDMDIDIDIVRTKRFDLKPMDAQEAVMQMDMLGHSFFVFQNSDTNDVSVVYRRNDGRYGLIEPK; this is encoded by the coding sequence ATGAAATTTAACATTCGTGGAGAAAACATTCAAGTCACCGCTGCGCTTAGAGAATATGTCGAAAAGAAAGTCGGCCGTCTGGAAAAATATTTTGAAACTCCACAGCCTACAGAAGTACAAGTCACCATGCATGTACATCGCGGAGAGGGCACGATCGAGGTAACTATCCCACTGAGTGGGGTCATTATCCGAGCGGAGGAAACGCACGAAGATATGTATGCTGCTATCGATCTGGTAGTAGAAAAGCTGGAACGTCAGATTCGCAAACACAAAACGAAGCTGATGCGGAAGCTTCGGGTTGATTCGACAGGAAGAATCGCACAGCGTGAGAGTCAGCCAGTAGCAGTCATGATCCCGGATGTGGATGAGGATGATATGGACATAGACATCGATATCGTTCGAACCAAACGCTTCGATCTGAAGCCGATGGATGCACAGGAAGCGGTCATGCAAATGGATATGCTGGGACACAGCTTCTTCGTTTTCCAAAACAGTGACACCAATGACGTCAGTGTGGTGTATCGCCGCAATGATGGGCGTTACGGATTGATTGAACCAAAATAA
- the secA gene encoding preprotein translocase subunit SecA translates to MLGLVKKIFGDSNEREVKKMFKRVESINALEPTIKALSDDQLQEKTAEFKARLANGEELDKILNEAFAVVREASIRVLGMRHFDVQMIGGMVLQEGRISEMKTGEGKTLVATLATYLNALMGKGVHVVTVNEYLAERDSTIMGRLYNFLGLTVGLNKNGLSPEEKREAYACDITYGTNNEFGFDYLRDNMVLYKEQMVQRPLFFAIIDEVDSILIDEARTPLIISGSANKSTELYYICSHFVKRLEEEKDFTIDEKLKIVNLSDEGVTKVEQAFNIDNLYDTAHITLNHHITAALKAQVLFKRDVDYVVQEGEVVIVDEFTGRLMVGRRYSDGLHQAIEAKEGLRVQSESMTLATITLQNYFRMYEKLAGMTGTAKTEEEEFKKIYGLDVVVIPTNKPVQRVDSPDLVFKTEAAKYRAVVNDIVERHKKGQPILVGTISIENSERLSQMLKQKGVPHNVLNAKQHEREAEIVARAGVYGAVTIATNMAGRGTDIQLGEGVADVGGLHIIGTERHESRRIDNQLRGRAGRQGDPGSSQFFLSMQDELMRRFGADNIMNMMDRLGMEEDMPIESRLVTRAVESAQKRVEGSNFDARKGVLQYDDVMNQQRLVVYKQRKDILEQENLSDVALNMIYAVMERAVSLHCPKEEVPEDWDLQAMADAANNGFLHEETITAKMLKGMEAEEILELLKAEVDKQYKQREEEIGESIREFEKVVILRAVDSKWMDHIDAMDQLRQGIHLRAYAQNDPLREYQFEGYEMYQGMLAAVQEEVAMYIMKAEVSQNLERQDVIRGQGIDPDNLQTSGPSDRPDPETSGDADPKNRAQRRAQEQGRKRQNKKH, encoded by the coding sequence ATGTTAGGACTCGTTAAAAAGATATTCGGCGATAGCAATGAACGTGAAGTAAAGAAAATGTTTAAGCGTGTAGAAAGTATCAACGCGCTGGAACCAACGATTAAGGCACTCTCGGATGACCAATTACAGGAGAAGACAGCTGAGTTTAAGGCTCGCTTGGCAAATGGAGAAGAACTGGACAAAATTTTGAATGAAGCGTTTGCGGTTGTACGTGAAGCATCGATCCGTGTACTGGGCATGCGTCACTTTGACGTCCAGATGATTGGTGGTATGGTGCTTCAGGAAGGCCGTATCTCCGAGATGAAGACGGGTGAAGGTAAAACGCTGGTTGCGACGCTGGCGACATACCTGAATGCTTTGATGGGCAAAGGCGTCCACGTCGTTACCGTGAACGAATACTTGGCTGAGCGTGACTCGACCATCATGGGTAGGCTGTATAACTTCCTCGGACTGACAGTCGGTTTGAACAAGAATGGACTGAGCCCTGAAGAAAAACGCGAAGCATACGCGTGTGACATTACGTATGGTACGAACAACGAATTTGGTTTCGATTATCTGCGTGACAATATGGTTCTGTACAAGGAACAAATGGTGCAACGTCCGCTCTTCTTCGCTATCATCGACGAGGTGGACAGCATTTTGATTGACGAAGCACGTACGCCGTTGATCATCTCCGGTTCTGCTAACAAATCGACAGAGCTGTACTACATCTGCTCGCATTTTGTGAAACGCCTGGAAGAAGAAAAAGATTTTACAATCGATGAGAAGCTGAAAATCGTCAACCTCTCAGATGAAGGTGTAACCAAAGTCGAACAGGCATTCAACATCGACAACCTGTACGATACGGCACATATCACGTTGAACCACCACATTACGGCGGCGTTGAAAGCACAAGTGCTATTCAAGCGCGATGTCGATTATGTGGTGCAGGAAGGCGAAGTTGTGATCGTTGACGAGTTCACCGGCCGTCTGATGGTTGGACGTCGTTACAGCGATGGCTTGCATCAAGCGATTGAAGCCAAAGAAGGTCTGCGTGTCCAAAGCGAGAGCATGACACTGGCGACCATTACCTTGCAAAACTACTTCCGTATGTACGAGAAGCTGGCGGGTATGACAGGTACAGCGAAGACGGAAGAAGAAGAATTCAAAAAGATTTACGGTCTCGACGTTGTGGTTATTCCAACGAATAAGCCAGTACAGCGTGTCGATTCACCTGACCTTGTTTTCAAAACAGAGGCAGCCAAATATCGTGCGGTTGTAAACGACATTGTCGAGCGTCACAAAAAGGGCCAACCGATCTTGGTAGGTACCATCTCCATCGAAAACTCGGAGCGCTTGTCCCAAATGCTGAAGCAAAAAGGCGTACCGCATAACGTATTAAACGCGAAGCAACATGAGCGCGAGGCGGAAATCGTTGCACGTGCAGGTGTGTACGGAGCGGTTACTATTGCGACAAACATGGCGGGTCGTGGTACGGACATTCAGCTTGGCGAAGGTGTTGCGGATGTAGGCGGTCTTCATATTATCGGTACAGAACGCCACGAGAGCCGTCGGATTGACAATCAGCTGCGCGGTCGTGCCGGTCGTCAGGGGGACCCGGGTTCATCCCAGTTCTTCCTCTCGATGCAAGATGAGCTGATGCGTCGTTTCGGTGCGGACAATATCATGAATATGATGGATCGCCTGGGTATGGAAGAGGATATGCCGATCGAGAGCCGCTTGGTTACTCGTGCGGTAGAATCCGCGCAGAAGCGTGTAGAGGGATCCAACTTCGATGCACGTAAAGGCGTTCTCCAGTACGACGACGTGATGAATCAGCAGCGTCTGGTTGTTTACAAACAGCGTAAAGACATCCTGGAACAGGAAAATCTCAGCGATGTTGCTTTAAATATGATCTACGCAGTGATGGAGCGTGCAGTGTCTCTGCATTGTCCAAAAGAAGAGGTACCAGAGGATTGGGATCTACAAGCAATGGCCGATGCTGCCAATAATGGGTTCCTCCATGAAGAAACGATTACGGCTAAAATGCTGAAAGGCATGGAAGCAGAAGAAATTCTCGAGCTGTTGAAAGCAGAAGTCGATAAGCAGTACAAACAGCGTGAAGAAGAAATCGGCGAATCGATTCGCGAGTTTGAAAAAGTCGTCATTCTGCGTGCTGTCGACAGCAAGTGGATGGATCACATCGATGCAATGGATCAATTGCGTCAAGGGATTCACCTGCGCGCCTACGCACAAAACGACCCGCTTCGTGAGTACCAGTTCGAAGGATACGAAATGTATCAAGGTATGCTGGCTGCAGTTCAGGAAGAAGTTGCTATGTATATCATGAAGGCAGAAGTCAGCCAAAACCTGGAACGTCAGGATGTTATTCGCGGTCAAGGAATCGACCCGGACAACTTGCAAACTTCCGGACCATCTGATCGTCCAGATCCGGAGACCTCCGGTGATGCTGATCCGAAAAACCGTGCACAGCGTCGCGCTCAGGAGCAGGGACGCAAACGTCAAAATAAGAAACACTAA
- the prfB gene encoding peptide chain release factor 2 (programmed frameshift) yields the protein MALIDIADIKQEMSSMAKRLADIRGSLDLPVKQERIGELEERMLAPDFWDDNDAAQKTISELNAIKSLVETMTKLDSQYEDLQVMLELVIEEGDSSLIQDLYDSTQELRKSFESFELELLLSDEYDKNNAILELHPGAGGTESQDWASMLLRMYTRWGDAKGFKVETLDYLPGDEAGVKSVTLLIKGYNAYGYLKSEKGVHRLVRISPFDASGRRHTSFVSCNVLPEIEDDNAVDIRTEDLKVDTYRSSGAGGQHINTTDSAVRITHLPSGIVVTCQTERSQIKNRERAMKMLTARLFEKKREEQEKTLAAIQGEQKDIAWGSQIRSYVFHPYSLVKDHRTNMEVGNVQAVMDGDIDSFIDAYLRAQINR from the exons ATGGCATTAATCGATATTGCGGACATCAAACAAGAGATGTCTAGCATGGCTAAGCGTTTAGCGGATATTAGGGGGTCTCTT GACCTCCCAGTAAAGCAGGAACGAATTGGTGAACTGGAAGAGCGCATGTTGGCACCCGATTTTTGGGATGACAATGATGCAGCGCAGAAGACAATCAGTGAACTGAATGCAATCAAAAGCCTCGTAGAGACGATGACCAAGCTGGATTCTCAGTATGAGGATCTCCAGGTAATGCTGGAGCTCGTCATCGAAGAAGGGGATTCATCCCTCATTCAAGATCTGTATGACAGTACGCAGGAGCTGCGGAAGTCATTTGAGAGCTTTGAGCTGGAATTGCTTTTGAGTGATGAATACGACAAAAACAACGCCATTCTGGAGCTACATCCGGGAGCGGGTGGTACAGAGTCCCAGGATTGGGCGTCCATGCTTCTACGTATGTATACACGTTGGGGGGATGCCAAGGGCTTCAAGGTTGAAACATTGGACTATTTGCCTGGCGATGAAGCCGGTGTAAAAAGTGTCACTCTCCTCATTAAGGGCTACAATGCGTATGGCTACCTCAAATCAGAAAAAGGGGTTCATCGTCTTGTGCGGATATCTCCGTTTGATGCCTCTGGACGTCGTCACACATCGTTTGTGTCTTGCAACGTCCTGCCGGAGATCGAAGACGATAATGCGGTAGACATACGTACAGAAGACCTGAAAGTCGATACGTATCGTTCCAGTGGTGCGGGTGGTCAGCATATCAACACGACTGACTCCGCTGTACGGATTACTCACTTGCCTTCTGGAATTGTGGTGACGTGTCAAACAGAACGCTCCCAGATTAAAAACCGGGAGCGTGCGATGAAGATGCTGACGGCACGACTGTTTGAGAAAAAACGGGAAGAACAAGAGAAAACGTTGGCCGCGATTCAAGGTGAACAAAAAGATATTGCATGGGGCAGCCAAATTCGTTCCTATGTCTTCCACCCATACAGTCTGGTAAAAGACCACCGGACGAATATGGAGGTAGGAAACGTTCAAGCAGTCATGGATGGTGATATTGATTCGTTTATCGATGCCTATCTGCGCGCGCAGATTAATCGTTAA
- a CDS encoding PAS domain S-box protein, translating into MGTQIQLYTSLFHNNPDAVFMFDMQGRFTGVNAAGEALVGYTSQELLHMQIWEILASTEGLDSKEQQQILSARIRKNKHYQLRHKNGQVVDIIASSFPIFQNGEIISRYSIAKNITQQKKVEEALHQMQENFRLISENIMDLIFIVNVDGIITYASPSVQAVTGLTIDQVINQHFSILIHPDQVTNAKSDFAQMMKQKITLDAEYHYLHPDGRMLLFDVKGTPDICSYGHILSTVFVARDITERRQSEDLLRYSDKLSVLGELAAGIAHEIRNPLTALKGFIQLMEGDEFANQQYLQIMRSEIDRITSITSELLIMAKPQALRFAPNGLLPLLLSVIKLLEPQALLKNVSILTDFPQVTSLILCEEYQIKQVFINIIKNGMEAMPLGGNLTIKVVERSSDVIIRISDQGQGIPAELLPRLGELFYSTKETGTGLGLMVSTKIIRDHGGTINIASDVGKGTTVSISIPKALKPSVSFND; encoded by the coding sequence ATGGGCACGCAGATACAGTTATATACATCTCTCTTCCACAACAATCCTGACGCTGTTTTCATGTTCGACATGCAGGGCAGATTCACAGGAGTAAACGCTGCTGGTGAAGCATTGGTAGGATACACCTCTCAAGAATTGCTGCACATGCAAATTTGGGAAATTCTCGCTTCTACAGAAGGTCTCGACAGTAAGGAACAACAACAAATCCTCTCTGCAAGAATCCGAAAAAATAAGCATTATCAGTTGCGCCATAAAAACGGGCAGGTTGTAGATATTATCGCTTCCAGCTTTCCCATTTTTCAAAACGGCGAAATTATTAGTCGCTATTCCATTGCGAAAAACATCACGCAGCAAAAGAAAGTGGAAGAGGCTCTTCACCAGATGCAAGAGAACTTTCGGTTAATATCTGAAAACATTATGGATTTGATTTTTATTGTAAATGTGGATGGAATTATTACCTACGCTTCCCCTTCTGTTCAGGCGGTTACTGGTCTCACGATTGATCAAGTGATCAATCAGCATTTTTCGATCTTAATTCATCCTGACCAAGTAACCAACGCAAAGAGCGATTTTGCTCAAATGATGAAGCAGAAGATCACACTCGACGCCGAGTACCATTATCTGCACCCAGACGGAAGAATGTTGCTATTCGATGTGAAAGGAACACCTGACATTTGTTCGTACGGTCATATTCTCAGCACGGTTTTTGTGGCACGTGATATTACAGAACGTCGGCAATCAGAGGATTTGCTTCGTTACTCTGACAAGCTGTCGGTTCTAGGAGAGCTTGCCGCGGGAATCGCCCATGAAATTCGCAATCCACTTACGGCCTTGAAAGGGTTTATTCAACTCATGGAAGGCGACGAGTTCGCCAATCAGCAATACTTGCAAATTATGCGATCCGAAATCGACCGGATCACTTCGATTACCAGTGAGCTCTTGATAATGGCGAAGCCGCAAGCGTTGCGATTTGCTCCCAATGGCCTTTTGCCATTGCTTTTGTCTGTCATTAAGCTTTTGGAACCACAAGCACTTCTTAAAAATGTATCCATTCTTACTGATTTTCCGCAAGTCACGTCCCTCATCTTGTGTGAGGAATATCAAATCAAGCAAGTCTTCATAAACATCATAAAAAACGGCATGGAAGCCATGCCGTTAGGTGGAAATCTCACAATCAAGGTTGTAGAGCGCTCTTCCGATGTTATCATCCGAATCAGCGATCAAGGACAAGGCATCCCTGCTGAGCTACTTCCCCGATTAGGAGAGCTTTTTTATAGTACAAAAGAAACAGGAACTGGCTTGGGGTTAATGGTAAGCACAAAAATTATTCGCGATCACGGCGGTACAATCAACATCGCCAGCGATGTCGGCAAAGGAACCACCGTATCGATTTCCATACCAAAAGCCTTGAAGCCTTCTGTTTCGTTTAACGATTAA
- a CDS encoding YciI family protein: protein MLYAAFLPIVNQELNAQVRPAHLTYINELYKQGKVFMAGPFTDKLGGLVIYKADSLEEARKLAEADPVVVEGARTLELREWSPLEFPLS from the coding sequence ATGTTGTATGCTGCATTTTTGCCAATCGTGAATCAAGAGTTGAATGCTCAAGTAAGACCTGCGCATCTAACGTATATCAATGAATTGTACAAGCAGGGGAAAGTGTTCATGGCAGGACCCTTCACAGATAAGCTTGGCGGATTGGTTATTTACAAAGCGGATTCTCTAGAAGAAGCTCGCAAATTGGCTGAGGCTGATCCAGTTGTCGTGGAAGGCGCACGGACGTTGGAGTTGCGTGAATGGAGCCCGTTAGAGTTTCCTTTGTCCTAA